Proteins from one Mastacembelus armatus chromosome 16, fMasArm1.2, whole genome shotgun sequence genomic window:
- the LOC113136350 gene encoding uncharacterized protein DDB_G0271670-like, which translates to SSSSSSSSTGSSSSSSSSSISSSSSSSSSISSSSSSSSSSSSSSISSSSSSSSSSSSSSISNSSSSSISSISSSSSISSSSSSSSSSSSISSSSSSSSSISSSSSSSSSSSSSISSSSSSSSSSSSSSSSSISSSSSSSSSSSSISSSSSSSSSSSSSSSISSSSSSSSSSISSSSSSSSSSSSSSSSSSSSSSSSSSSSSSSSSSSSSISSSSSISSSSSSSSSSSSSSSISSCSSSSSSGSSSSSSRSSISSSSSSRTSSSSSSISSSSSSSSSSSSRSSISSSSSISSSSSSISSSSSISSSSSSSSSSSSSISSSSSISSSSSISSSSSSSSISSSSSISSSSSSRTSSSSSSISSSSSSSSSSSSRSSISSSSSISSSSSSRTSSSSSSISSSSSSSSSSSSRSSISSSSSISSSSSSISSSSSISSSSSS; encoded by the exons agtagtagcagtagcagcagtagtactggtagcagcagcagcagcagtagcagtagtattagtagtagcagtagcagtagcagtagtattagtagtagcagtagcagtagtagtagtagtagtagcagtagtattagtagtagtagtagcagtagcagcagcagcagtagcagtagtattagtaatagcagtagcagtagtattagtagtattagtagtagcagtagtattagtagtagtagcagtag tagtagtagtagcagtagtattagtagtagtagtagtagtagcagtagtattagtagtagcagtagtagtagtagtagtagtagcagtagtattagtagtagcagtagtagtagtagcagtagtagtagtagtagtagcagtagtattagtagtagcagtagtagtagtagtagtagcagtagtattagtagtagtagtagtagcagtagtagtagtagtagtagtagtagtattagtagtagcagtagtagtagtagcagtagtattagtagtagcagtagtagtagtagtagtagtagtagtagcagtagtagtagtagtagcagtagtagtagtagtagtagtagtagcagtagtagtagtagtagtagcagtagtattagtagtagcagtagtattagtagtagtagtagtagcagtagtagtagtagtagcagcagtagtattagtagttgcagtagcagtagcagtagcggcagtagcagtagcagtagtcgcagtagtattagtagtagcagtagcagtaggactagtagtagcagcagtagtattagtagtagcagtagcagcagtagcagtagcagtagtcgcagtagtattagtagtagcagtagtattagtagtagtagcagtagtattagtagtagcagtagtattagtagtagtagtagtagcagtagtagtagtagcagtagtattagtagtagcagtagtattagtagtagcagtagtattagtagtagtagtagtagcagtagtattagtagtagcagtagtattagtagtagcagtagcagtaggactagtagtagcagcagtagtattagtagtagcagtagcagcagtagcagtagcagtagtcgcagtagtattagtagtagcagtagtattagtagtagcagtagcagtaggactagtagtagcagcagtagtattagtagtagcagtagcagtagcagcagtagcagtagtcgcagtagtattagtagtagcagtagtattagtagtagtagcagtagtattagtagtagcagtagtattagtagtagtagtagtagc